Sequence from the Chloroflexota bacterium genome:
GCATCCGCGCGCTCGAGCCAGCGACGAAGCACCGGGCTCCGCGGACCGGGTTGGAGGCGATCGACGAGCGCCTGGATGTAATGTGGGCTCCCCCCGACGATCAGCGCGACGCGACCTCTTCCCGCGATGTCCGCCAGCGCCCGCTCGCCGAGGTGTTGGTACGTCGCAACGCTGAACGGCTCGTCCGGGTAGACGACGTCGATCAGGTGGTGGGGCGCGGCGGCGCGCTCGGCCGCTGTTGGCTTCGCGGTGCCCACGTCCATGTAGTGGTAGACCTGCCGCGAGTCCGCGGAGATCACCTCTCCGCCGATGCGGCGAGCGACCTCGATCGCGAGCGCAGTCTTCCCGACCCCGGTTGCCCCCGTGATGACGACGACCTGGGGGTCGAACCCCGGCGACAGGACGCGGTTCACCATCCGGTCGTCCGGCGCAAGATGGTGACGCGTAGTGCGACGGAGATCGCTGATGGCCCCCAATTCTTCGACGCCCGGAGTCGCGGAGGCATGCTGGTTGGCGTGTTCGGCTGTGTCAACTGCGACTCCACCCCGCGTCCGTGGCTCAGTGTACGACGCAACGACGGCGCGCCCGGACCGGTCGACGATGCGAGCTGCCGGTCGGCCGTGACGCGAGATGCGGGGAAACGCTTGCTATACTCGGGGCACAGCTTCGGGAGCGACGCGTCGGAATGGACGACAAGCGAAACACGTCCCAAGCCAGAGCGTTCCCGAACGAGCCCGTTGCCATCGCCATTGACCTCGGCGGGACCCAGTTTCGTGTGGCCGCCCTCACGTCCGTCGGTCAAATCCTGGTCCGTGAGGCGTGCGCGACCCCGGCGACGGCAGAGCCGGACGAACTCATTCACGACCTGGCCGACGTGGTCCAGGTCGTCCGATCCCAAGCCGGAAAGCATCGCGTGGTCGGTCTCGGCGTCGCTGCCCCCGGTCCGCTCGATCCGGTCGCCGGCGTGGTCTTTCGCGCGCCGAATCTCCCGCGGTGGTCCAACGTGCCGCTGGCGGCGCGACTCGCGGAGCGAACCGGTCTCTCCGTACATCTCGGCAATGATGCGAACCTCGCCGGACTGGCCGAGGCTCGGCTTGGCGCGGGGAAGGGGGAGGCGAACCTCGTGTATCTGACGGTGAGCACCGGCGTCGGGAGCGGCATCGTCGTGGACGGGCGCTTGCTCCTCGGCGCGCGCGGGGCGGCGGCAGAGGCAGGCCACATGGCGGTCTCCATGGGCGGCCCACTGTGCAGCTGCGGTAATCGGGGGTGCCTCGAGGCATACGCGTCCGGTTCCGGCATGGTCCGTCGCGCCCGCGATGCCATCGCCGCCGGGCGACCGTCCCAGCTCCAGGAGCACGTGGATGATCTCCACGCGACGATCATCGCCCAGGCTGCCGAGGAGGGCGACGAGCTGGCCCAGGAGCTGATTCATGACGCGGGGAGGGCCCTCGGTTTCGGCGTCCGGAACCTGCTCCACCTCTTCAACCCGTCCGTCGTCGCGATCGGGGGAGGAGTCAGCCGAATCGGCCGCCGTCTCTGGGACCCAATGTTCGAAGTGGTGAACGCCGACACCCTGACGATGTATCGGGAGGGGCTGCGGATCGTGCCGGCCGAGCTGGGCGACGATTCTGGTCTCGTCGGAGCGGCGCTGCTCGCCCACGAAGCTGCAGCGGCACCCAGGACCGGGAGTCCATCCTCGATTCCGAACCAGCGCGGGCGCTGAGCCGTGGAAGACAGGTTCTCCGAATTCTCGTGCGCCGTCGACGACGTGATCGCCGAAATGCTGGCGTCGCCGGCCCCGTACGCCGGTCTGTACGACATGCACCGGTACCACCTCGGATGGGTCGACGAGTCGGGCGCGCGCACCGCCGCGCCCCCCGGCAAGCGCCTTCGCCCGGCCCTCAGTTTTCTCGTTGCCGACGCGGTTGCCGGAGACTGGCGGGTCGCCGTTCCAGCCGCCGCCGCCGTTGAGATGATTCACAATTTTTCGCTCATCCACGACGATATCGAGGATCGGAGCGCGCTGCGTCGCTTCCGACCGACCGTATGGGCACGTTGGGGCGAAGCGCAAGGGATCAACGCGGGCGACGCCCTCCTCGTTCTCGCCGAGCTGACGCTGGTCGAGCGCGCGCCCGCGGAGTGGTCGTTGGAGGCCTTGCGGTTGCTGAACCGCACCTGCCGCGCGCTGTGCGAGGGGCAATACCTCGACCTGCTCTGGGAGCGGGAGCCGACGGTGACTCTCGCGCAGTACCTGGACATGATTGAGCGCAAGACCGCGCGGCTCTTCCGAGCCTCTGCTGAGCTGGGAGCGCTGGCCGGCCGCGCGAGCGCGGAGTCTCAGGAGCTATTTGGTGAGTTCGGTGGCGCTCTCGGGATGGCGTTTCAGGTCCTGGACGATTTCCTGGGCGCGTGGGCGCCGGCCCTCGATACGGGCAAGACGGCCGGGCTCGACATCACCACGCGCAAGAAGGCTCTGCCGGCCATCCTCGGCCTGGCCAGCCCGAGTTCTCCTGCCAAGGACCGATTCCGATCGCTGTTCGAGCGCGATAGGCCGCTATCGTCCGAGGAAACCGAGGAGGCGATCGCGCTGCTCGATGTCATGGGGATCCGCGGCCAGACGACGCGCATGGCACGACGCTATCGCGAGGATGCGGCGCGAATCCTCGACCGCCTGGCCCCCCTGTACGACGTCACGTCGCTCCGGGACTTCCTGCGGGTGATGCTCCCCCTTACGGATTCAGACGCTTGAGGTCTTGCCCCACCTGCATGACCTGAGCCCGGTCTTTGCCCTGGATCGTGACCTCCGTGCCGCCGATGGTGATGTCCAGAATCGTCGGCAGAGCCGGTGCGGGACCGGCAGACTGTGATCCCTGCGACGGCTGCGGCGTCGGTGGCGGCGGCGGGACGATCACCGTCCCATGGTTGCCATTGATGGTGACCGCTTCCCCCTGAGGTCCGCCCGGTAGCGCGCCGGCCGCCGGTCCCCCCGACGGTCCGCCGCCCGGTGGCGGCGCGGCGCTCCGTCCGGACTGTGCCCCCTGTGCCGACGCCGGACGTTGCAGAATCGTGACGCTTGCCGGGGCGCCCTGCCCGCTCGGCTGCGACGGGACATAGACCTCAGCGACGAAGCTCATGCTGCCGCCCGGCGGCGCTGGCGCGCCGGGAGCGGGGGGGCCCGAAACCTGATCCTGGGAGATCGAGACCAGCGAGTAGCCGGGGTAGTCGCTGCCCAGCCAGTAGAGATCGAAGTCGTGCATCGCCGACGCCGCGTCGGGCGAGAGAATCTTCGAAACGACCTTCGACCAATCGGACGGGATAGTCGGCGCGAACACGTCTGCGCCGACCTGGCTCAAGCCCTCGACCTGGTCGTAGGTGACGACGTGCGTCTGGGCCACTTGCCGCGAGCCGCTGGAGCCCGGTGCATAGGCGATCTCGCGAACGAGGAGCCCGTTGTCCTTGCGCAGCCACACGTCGATCCCCCCGGAATCTCCTTGCGGTGGGACCTGCACGTGAACCGCGGGCTGACCGTCGATCGTGTCGTCGCCCACGTACACGAGCCGGTTCTGCTCGTAGGCCAGCCGATAGCCGAGCAGCGCGTCGCGGATCTCATTGAGCTGTGGCGCACTGGTGTCCGGGAGAATCTGGGTCATCGCCCGCTTCTCCTGGCTGAACATCTGGGTAATGGATTGCCCGGTTCGAATCGTGGAGCTGATCTCGTTACCGGTGGACGGGTCCTTCTCGGTTGTCCGTGCGTTCCCATTACCGCGGTCAATCCAAGTCTCCGTCTGTGACGTGCGCTGGACATCGCCCTGGGGAGATATCCAGCTGTGATCCGCGATCACGTGCAGCACGCTCTCAGACGGGAGGCGTCCAAGAGGCGGGAGCGCGCCCTGGGACTGCGGCTGGGGCGAGCCCGGGATCGCCGGAGCGGGGCCACTGGGAAGCGCCGGCGGCGCTCCGGTCAGGGGCGTGCCCTGGGGTTGGGCGGGAGGTTGGTCCGAGAGTGGGGGCCCCGATACCCCGCTGGGCGGCGTGGATTCGCCGTTGCCTCCTTCGCAGGAATCGGCGGTGAAGCTCCAGCCGTACGTCTCGGCTTGCCCGTCGTCGTCGAGGATCGTGATAGAAGCCTGATGCGCGCCGGCGTCGAGGGGATCGGCAGGCTGGTACCAGACGGTAGCCGAGCTCTGGGGCGAGTCGTCCGCCCCGGCGATCTGCGACTGGCCGGTGATGTCGGCGCCATCGAGCACGAACGCGATCGTCGATGGGTCAAAGCGCGCGTCGGTGCGCATCGCGTCATTCAACAAGAAGCTCGCGCCCACGGGATCTGTGACACAGGCCTGCGAGCCGTCGTCCGGGATGACGCTGAGCCCGGTCGGCCACGCCGACCGGTCACCGCCCTCGGACTGGCCCTGGCCATTCTCGCCTGGCTGTCCGTTGCTCTGGAGCAGCGTTGGAGCCGAGGTGGACCCGCCGACCTGGCTCGACCGATCGGACCCGAAGCGCCAGAGGCTACCTCCGGTCATGAACAGCACGACCACTAACGCAGCCAGTCCTACTCCATTCTTCATCCGCTGACCAATCGCCTCCTCATCATCACGCACTCAAACATCGGGAAATGCAACCGCCGTCTACCGGGCGCGGAATCGGTGCAGACTCTACCATAGTACACAACCTGTCCTGCCCGCTTATCGTCGCGCCGCTGCCGACTCGGACTCCGTCGAGGGCAAGATTCGGCTGAGGACCGCGTTGCAGACAAAGTAGGCGCGCGGGTCGAGTGCGAGCCGGTCGCCGGTCCAGACGAGCAATCCCGCGCGCAGCAACTCGTCGAGACCCGCCCCGCAGTAATCCGTGAGAGACCGAGCAAAGCGATCCTCGAACTCCGCGTTCGAGACGCCCTCGGCAAGCCGCAATCCGAGCATTACCGTATCGCGCATCATCTGCGACACTGTCCACGGCTCCACGGAGACGTAGGCGTCATCGCCCGCCTGGGCCGCTGCGATGTAGTCGCGAACGTGGGGCGTTCGCCGGTATCGAGCGCCCATGAAGGAGCCCGCCGCCCCCGCGCCAATGCCGGCGTACTCCGCGTTTCGCCAGTACGTCAGGTTGTGAATCGATGCGTGGCCGGGGAGCGCCCAGTTCGACAGCTCGTACTGCGCGTAACCGGCGGCCTCCAGGGACTCCTGGATCGCCGCGTATTGGTCGGCGACCGCGTCGTCTTCGGGGAGGGCGATCTGGCCGAGGCGAGCCTGCTCCCCGAGCGGGGTGCGCTCCTCGACCGTCAGCGCGTAGCACGAAATGTGATCGGGCCCGAGGTCGATCGCCCGGGCGAGCGTCGCCTGAACCGACGAAACGGTGCTAGTCGGCAAGCCGTACATGAGATCGACGCCGATATCGCGGCAGCCCGCGTCGCGAGCCGCGCGCACTGCCCGAACGGCCTTGTCGGCGGAGTGGCGCCGACCAAGAAAGCGCAGCTCCGCATCGTCCAGCGACTGGATGCCGATGCTGAGGC
This genomic interval carries:
- a CDS encoding ROK family protein yields the protein MDDKRNTSQARAFPNEPVAIAIDLGGTQFRVAALTSVGQILVREACATPATAEPDELIHDLADVVQVVRSQAGKHRVVGLGVAAPGPLDPVAGVVFRAPNLPRWSNVPLAARLAERTGLSVHLGNDANLAGLAEARLGAGKGEANLVYLTVSTGVGSGIVVDGRLLLGARGAAAEAGHMAVSMGGPLCSCGNRGCLEAYASGSGMVRRARDAIAAGRPSQLQEHVDDLHATIIAQAAEEGDELAQELIHDAGRALGFGVRNLLHLFNPSVVAIGGGVSRIGRRLWDPMFEVVNADTLTMYREGLRIVPAELGDDSGLVGAALLAHEAAAAPRTGSPSSIPNQRGR
- a CDS encoding polyprenyl synthetase family protein — translated: MEDRFSEFSCAVDDVIAEMLASPAPYAGLYDMHRYHLGWVDESGARTAAPPGKRLRPALSFLVADAVAGDWRVAVPAAAAVEMIHNFSLIHDDIEDRSALRRFRPTVWARWGEAQGINAGDALLVLAELTLVERAPAEWSLEALRLLNRTCRALCEGQYLDLLWEREPTVTLAQYLDMIERKTARLFRASAELGALAGRASAESQELFGEFGGALGMAFQVLDDFLGAWAPALDTGKTAGLDITTRKKALPAILGLASPSSPAKDRFRSLFERDRPLSSEETEEAIALLDVMGIRGQTTRMARRYREDAARILDRLAPLYDVTSLRDFLRVMLPLTDSDA
- the hemW gene encoding radical SAM family heme chaperone HemW codes for the protein MHAFSDPTSVPSAGAPRAVESSPHPSALIARERNGSPTIGVYVHIPWCASICPYCDFDKQAHDFRLVDVYVDALCRHITQTPRRAAHSLYFGGGTPSLLTPVRLERVIEACRVQFGDGIGREITVEANPSDVVAHKVAAYLSAGVTRLSIGIQSLDDAELRFLGRRHSADKAVRAVRAARDAGCRDIGVDLMYGLPTSTVSSVQATLARAIDLGPDHISCYALTVEERTPLGEQARLGQIALPEDDAVADQYAAIQESLEAAGYAQYELSNWALPGHASIHNLTYWRNAEYAGIGAGAAGSFMGARYRRTPHVRDYIAAAQAGDDAYVSVEPWTVSQMMRDTVMLGLRLAEGVSNAEFEDRFARSLTDYCGAGLDELLRAGLLVWTGDRLALDPRAYFVCNAVLSRILPSTESESAAARR